The genomic region TCCAGGATGCGACTCCGCTGACGCTCGGCCAGGAATTCTCCGGCTATGCCGCCCAGGTCGAGAACGGCATCCGGCGCGCCCGGCAGGCGCTGGAGGAGCTGATGCCGCTCGCCCAGGGCGGCACCGCGGTCGGCACCGGCCTCAACACGAAGACCGGCTTTGCCGAGCGCATCGCCGCCGAGCTCGCCGGGCTGACCGGCCTGCCCTTCCGCACGGCGGCCAACAAGTTCGAGGCGCTGGCGACGCATGATGCGATCGTCGCCGCCCACGGTGCCCTCAACACCCTGGCGGTCGGCCTGTTCAAGATCGCCAACGACATCCGCCTGCTCGGCTCGGGGCCGCGGGCCGGCATCGGCGAGCTCGTGCTGCCGGAAAACGAGCCGGGATCCTCGATCATGCCGGGCAAGGTCAATCCGACGCAGTGCGAAGCCATGACCATGGTCTGCACCCGGGTGTTCGGCAACCACGCCGCCGTGACCTTCGCCGGCAGCCAGGGGCACCTGGAGCTCAACGTCTACAAGCCGGTGATCGCCGACGCGGTGCTGCAGTCGGTTCGCCTGCTCGCCGACGCGGCCGACAGCTTCCGCGAGCATTGCCTCGAAGGGCTTGCCGCCGACGAGGCCCGCATCGGCGATCTGATGTCGCGCTCCCTGATGCTGGTGACGGCGCTCGCCCCGGTGGTCGGCTACGACAATGC from Labrys wisconsinensis harbors:
- the fumC gene encoding class II fumarate hydratase; translation: MTETRTETDSFGPIAVPADRYWGAQTQRSLQNFRIGEEKMPRPIVHALGLIKLAAARANRALGALDPSLADAIEAAAREVADGKLDAEFPLAVWQTGSGTQSNMNANEVIANRAIEQLGGTLGSKTPIHPNDHVNRGQSSNDTFPTAMHVAAAMEIHGRLLPQLEALHRTLDAKAVAFAGIIKIGRTHLQDATPLTLGQEFSGYAAQVENGIRRARQALEELMPLAQGGTAVGTGLNTKTGFAERIAAELAGLTGLPFRTAANKFEALATHDAIVAAHGALNTLAVGLFKIANDIRLLGSGPRAGIGELVLPENEPGSSIMPGKVNPTQCEAMTMVCTRVFGNHAAVTFAGSQGHLELNVYKPVIADAVLQSVRLLADAADSFREHCLEGLAADEARIGDLMSRSLMLVTALAPVVGYDNAARIAKQAHHNGTTLREEALGSGLVDAATFDATVDAARMIQPDA